Proteins encoded by one window of Thermodesulfobium sp. 4217-1:
- the yedF gene encoding sulfurtransferase-like selenium metabolism protein YedF has product MFELDCRGMVCPKPVVLTRQALKDHQEIIVIVDNKTSRDNLNNLAKDKNMYFEVEEKDNLYYCKINKRETENIAETKLEYLPENAPWSIFVKTNTLGHGSDELGKNLMNAFFDALLYFENHPKTIAFMNAGVYLTLEDSECLKEIKMLNEKGSEVLVCGTCLNYFNVIEKLAVGKVSNMFSILESLKGSFIIEP; this is encoded by the coding sequence ATGTTTGAACTCGATTGCAGGGGAATGGTGTGCCCAAAACCAGTAGTACTAACAAGACAGGCATTAAAAGATCATCAAGAAATAATTGTAATAGTTGATAATAAAACTTCAAGAGATAATCTTAACAACCTTGCTAAAGACAAAAATATGTATTTTGAAGTAGAAGAAAAAGATAATTTATATTACTGCAAAATCAACAAGAGAGAAACTGAGAATATAGCCGAGACAAAATTAGAATATCTTCCCGAAAATGCCCCCTGGAGCATCTTTGTAAAGACAAACACATTAGGACACGGGAGTGATGAGCTTGGTAAGAATCTTATGAATGCCTTTTTTGACGCGCTCTTATACTTTGAGAATCACCCAAAAACCATTGCATTCATGAATGCTGGCGTTTACTTAACTTTGGAAGATTCTGAATGCCTCAAAGAAATTAAAATGCTAAATGAAAAAGGTTCCGAAGTGCTAGTATGCGGAACCTGCCTGAATTATTTCAACGTAATAGAGAAGCTTGCAGTAGGCAAGGTCTCAAATATGTTTTCTATATTAGAGTCCCTAAAAGG